One segment of Zhihengliuella halotolerans DNA contains the following:
- a CDS encoding aminoglycoside phosphotransferase family protein, whose protein sequence is MSLPPADVDITDELVALLLASQHPDLEQLPRARAATGWDNVVYRLGDDFAMRLPRRLSAVELLRHEVEHLPALAPNLPLPVPAVVRTGHPGYGYPYEWAIVPWYPGTSAALAAPAERDGYAVELAVFLAAMHVEAPDDAPSSIFRGTDLALRQAAVGHRLAEFGAGLFAPAASEGFAPGTVDVLRSVVADGVSAATHTGPPRWLHGDPHPHNVVFGPDGRLAAVVDFGDLTSGDPAGDLGMVWLHFTPAGRAAFQEAYDDGASVPPGTAEALWRRARGWAVHYGLIAIMHDPAEPLHEVGRHALATLLEEGLSPSVGVRVRMN, encoded by the coding sequence ATGAGTCTCCCGCCCGCCGACGTCGACATCACCGACGAACTCGTCGCACTGCTGCTCGCGAGCCAGCACCCCGACTTGGAACAGCTGCCGCGTGCGCGGGCGGCCACCGGGTGGGACAACGTGGTCTACCGCCTGGGTGACGACTTCGCGATGCGTCTGCCGCGCCGGCTCTCGGCCGTCGAGCTGCTGCGGCACGAGGTCGAACACCTGCCCGCGCTTGCACCGAACCTGCCGCTGCCCGTGCCCGCCGTCGTACGTACCGGGCACCCTGGCTACGGGTACCCCTATGAGTGGGCGATCGTCCCGTGGTATCCGGGTACGAGCGCGGCCCTCGCTGCTCCCGCCGAGCGCGACGGATACGCGGTCGAACTGGCCGTCTTCCTCGCCGCGATGCACGTCGAGGCTCCGGACGACGCGCCGTCGAGCATCTTCCGCGGGACCGACCTCGCGCTGCGCCAGGCCGCCGTCGGACACCGACTGGCGGAGTTCGGTGCCGGTCTCTTCGCGCCGGCGGCGAGCGAGGGTTTCGCCCCGGGAACCGTCGACGTGCTGCGCAGCGTCGTCGCCGACGGCGTCTCCGCGGCCACCCATACAGGCCCGCCGCGGTGGCTGCACGGGGACCCGCACCCGCACAACGTCGTCTTTGGTCCGGACGGCAGGCTGGCTGCCGTCGTCGATTTCGGCGACCTGACCAGCGGCGACCCGGCCGGGGACCTCGGCATGGTCTGGCTGCACTTCACTCCGGCGGGTCGCGCCGCGTTCCAGGAGGCGTACGACGACGGCGCGTCCGTCCCGCCCGGCACCGCGGAGGCGCTGTGGCGCCGGGCTCGCGGCTGGGCGGTGCATTACGGGCTGATCGCGATCATGCACGACCCCGCCGAGCCGCTGCACGAGGTGGGTCGCCATGCACTCGCGACGCTGCTCGAAGAAGGGCTCAGTCCCTCCGTAGGCGTTCGTGTGCGAATGAATTGA
- the gatB gene encoding Asp-tRNA(Asn)/Glu-tRNA(Gln) amidotransferase subunit GatB translates to MSAATETLVDFDEALETYDPVLGFEVHVELNTKTKMFSSAPNAFGDEPNTNVNEVDLGLPGVLPVVNKAGVEYAIMIGLALNCKIAETCGFARKNYFYPDTPKNFQTSQYDDPIAYDGYIDIELEDGEVFRVEIERAHMEEDAGKLTHMGGAAGRIQGADFSLVDYNRAGVPLVEIVTKPVVGAGKRAPELAKAYVAAIREIVKNLGVSDARMERGNVRCDANVSLMPKGADKFGTRTETKNVNSLRAVDHAVRFEISRQAGVLNAGDTVTQETRHWHEDTRTTTSGRPKSDADDYRYFPEPDLVPIVTSAAWIEELRSRLPEPPAERRKRLQAEWGYADAEFRDVVNAGLMDAIEETIAAGASAAVARKWWMGEISRLAKNADVEPTELGATPATIIELNSLIEAKKINDKIARQVLEFVIAGEGTPTEIVEARGLAVVNDDSALGAAIDDAMAQMPGVVEKIKGGKLQAVGALIGPVMKATRGQADAGRVRELVLEKLGIEG, encoded by the coding sequence ATGAGCGCTGCAACCGAGACCCTGGTGGACTTCGACGAGGCGCTGGAGACCTATGACCCGGTCCTGGGCTTCGAGGTCCACGTCGAGCTGAACACCAAGACCAAGATGTTCTCCTCGGCCCCCAACGCGTTCGGCGACGAGCCCAACACCAACGTCAACGAGGTCGACCTCGGCCTGCCGGGCGTGCTGCCGGTGGTCAACAAGGCCGGCGTCGAATACGCGATCATGATCGGCCTCGCGCTGAACTGCAAGATTGCCGAGACGTGCGGATTCGCCCGAAAGAACTACTTCTACCCGGACACCCCGAAGAACTTCCAGACCTCGCAGTACGACGATCCGATCGCCTACGACGGCTACATCGACATCGAGCTCGAGGACGGCGAGGTCTTCCGCGTGGAGATCGAACGCGCCCACATGGAGGAGGACGCCGGCAAGCTGACCCACATGGGCGGCGCGGCCGGACGCATCCAGGGCGCGGACTTCTCGCTGGTCGACTACAACCGCGCGGGCGTGCCTCTCGTCGAGATCGTCACCAAGCCGGTCGTCGGTGCGGGCAAGCGCGCACCGGAGCTGGCCAAGGCGTACGTCGCGGCCATCCGCGAGATCGTCAAGAACCTCGGCGTCTCCGACGCGCGCATGGAGCGCGGCAACGTCCGCTGCGACGCCAACGTCTCCCTCATGCCGAAGGGCGCGGACAAGTTCGGCACGCGCACCGAGACCAAGAACGTGAACTCACTGCGCGCCGTAGACCACGCCGTGCGCTTCGAGATCTCCCGCCAGGCGGGAGTCCTGAACGCGGGCGACACGGTGACGCAGGAAACCCGTCACTGGCACGAGGACACGCGCACGACGACGTCGGGCCGCCCGAAGTCCGACGCCGACGACTACCGCTACTTCCCGGAGCCGGACCTCGTCCCGATCGTCACGAGTGCGGCCTGGATCGAGGAGCTGCGCTCGCGTCTGCCGGAGCCGCCGGCCGAGCGCCGCAAGCGCCTGCAGGCCGAGTGGGGTTACGCCGACGCGGAGTTCCGCGACGTCGTCAACGCCGGTTTGATGGACGCCATCGAGGAGACCATTGCCGCCGGTGCGTCGGCCGCCGTCGCCCGCAAGTGGTGGATGGGCGAGATCTCGCGCCTGGCCAAGAACGCCGACGTCGAGCCGACCGAGCTGGGTGCAACCCCGGCGACGATCATCGAGCTGAACTCGCTGATCGAGGCCAAGAAGATCAACGACAAGATCGCCCGCCAGGTGCTCGAGTTCGTGATCGCCGGCGAGGGCACACCGACCGAGATCGTCGAGGCGCGCGGCCTCGCCGTCGTGAACGACGATTCGGCCCTCGGCGCGGCGATCGACGACGCCATGGCCCAGATGCCCGGCGTGGTCGAGAAGATCAAGGGCGGCAAGCTGCAGGCCGTCGGCGCCCTGATCGGGCCGGTCATGAAGGCCACCCGCGGGCAGGCCGACGCCGGCCGCGTGCGCGAGCTCGTGCTGGAGAAGCTCGGCATCGAGGGCTGA
- the gatA gene encoding Asp-tRNA(Asn)/Glu-tRNA(Gln) amidotransferase subunit GatA, with product MSEIIKLSAAALAEKLRAGEVTSVEAVQAHLDRIAAVDGGERGVHAFLHVNAEEALAVAAEVDAIRAAGGAEAEALHPMAGVPIAVKDLIVTVGQPTTAASKMLEGWMSPYDATVIEKVRAAKLPMLGKTNLDEFAMGSSTEHSAYGNTRNPWDLDRIPGGSGGGSAAAVAAFEAPLALGTDTGGSIRQPGAVTGTVGVKPTYGSVSRYGAIAMASSLDQIGPVTRTVLDSAILHELIGGHDERDSTSLTDPVPSLVEAAKLGATGDLTGVRVGVIKELTGEGYEAGVQARFDESLALLAEAGAEIVEVHCPNFKYALGAYYLIMPSEVSSNLAKFDGVRYGQRVLPEEGPLTIERVMGSTRAAGFGDEVKRRIILGTYALSAGYYDAYYGSAQKVRTLVQRDFAAAFEQADVLVSPTSPNVAFEFGSKSDDPLAMYLNDVATIPANLAGVPGISVPGGLSEGLPVGIQFLAPAREDARVYRAGAALEKLLEDKWGGALIDQAPELAAAIEEGAAR from the coding sequence ATGAGCGAGATCATCAAGCTGTCCGCCGCCGCGCTCGCTGAGAAGCTGCGCGCCGGCGAGGTCACGTCCGTCGAGGCCGTGCAGGCGCACCTCGACCGCATCGCCGCCGTCGACGGAGGAGAACGCGGCGTGCACGCTTTCCTGCACGTCAACGCCGAGGAGGCGCTCGCCGTGGCCGCCGAGGTCGACGCGATCCGCGCGGCCGGCGGCGCCGAGGCCGAGGCCCTGCACCCGATGGCCGGCGTGCCGATCGCGGTCAAGGACCTCATCGTTACCGTGGGGCAGCCGACCACGGCCGCCTCGAAGATGCTCGAAGGCTGGATGAGCCCGTACGACGCGACCGTGATCGAGAAGGTCCGTGCCGCGAAGCTGCCGATGCTCGGCAAGACCAACCTCGACGAGTTCGCGATGGGCTCCTCGACCGAGCACTCCGCGTACGGCAACACCCGCAACCCGTGGGACCTGGACCGCATCCCGGGCGGCTCCGGCGGCGGGTCGGCCGCGGCCGTCGCCGCATTCGAGGCGCCGCTGGCCCTCGGCACCGACACCGGCGGGTCCATCCGCCAGCCCGGCGCCGTCACCGGCACCGTCGGCGTGAAGCCGACCTACGGTTCGGTCTCGCGCTACGGCGCGATCGCCATGGCGTCCTCGCTCGACCAGATCGGCCCCGTCACCCGGACCGTGCTGGACTCGGCGATCCTGCACGAGCTGATCGGCGGCCACGACGAGCGCGACTCCACCTCGCTGACGGACCCGGTTCCGTCGCTCGTCGAGGCGGCGAAGCTCGGCGCGACCGGCGACCTGACCGGCGTGCGCGTCGGCGTCATCAAGGAGCTCACGGGCGAGGGCTACGAGGCCGGCGTCCAGGCGCGCTTCGACGAGTCCCTCGCGCTGCTCGCCGAGGCCGGCGCCGAGATCGTCGAGGTGCACTGCCCGAACTTCAAGTACGCGCTCGGCGCCTACTACCTGATCATGCCGAGTGAGGTGTCCTCGAACCTCGCCAAGTTCGACGGCGTCCGCTACGGCCAGCGCGTCCTCCCCGAGGAGGGACCGCTGACGATCGAGCGCGTCATGGGCTCGACCCGCGCCGCCGGCTTCGGCGACGAGGTCAAGCGCCGCATCATCCTGGGCACCTACGCCCTCTCGGCCGGCTACTACGACGCCTACTACGGCTCGGCGCAGAAGGTCCGCACCCTGGTCCAGCGCGACTTCGCGGCCGCGTTCGAGCAGGCCGACGTGCTGGTCTCGCCGACGAGCCCGAACGTCGCGTTCGAGTTCGGCTCCAAGTCCGACGACCCGCTGGCGATGTACCTCAACGACGTCGCCACCATCCCGGCCAACCTCGCCGGCGTCCCGGGCATCTCCGTGCCGGGCGGCCTCTCCGAGGGGCTGCCGGTGGGCATCCAGTTCCTGGCCCCGGCCCGCGAGGACGCCCGCGTCTACCGTGCCGGAGCCGCCCTCGAGAAGCTGCTCGAGGACAAATGGGGCGGAGCATTGATCGACCAGGCGCCCGAGCTGGCCGCCGCTATCGAGGAGGGTGCTGCACGATGA
- the gatC gene encoding Asp-tRNA(Asn)/Glu-tRNA(Gln) amidotransferase subunit GatC — translation MSAISREDVVHLARLAHIEMNDAELDKMTGELAVIVDSIAAVSEAAGDDVPATSHPIPLTNVLREDVVGKTLTPEQALANAPDADENRFKVPAILDGE, via the coding sequence ATGTCTGCCATCAGCCGTGAGGACGTAGTCCACCTGGCAAGGCTTGCGCACATCGAGATGAACGATGCCGAACTGGACAAGATGACCGGCGAACTCGCCGTGATCGTCGACTCCATCGCGGCCGTGAGCGAAGCCGCCGGAGACGATGTCCCGGCCACCAGCCACCCGATCCCGCTGACGAACGTCCTGCGCGAGGACGTGGTCGGCAAGACGCTGACGCCCGAGCAGGCGCTGGCCAACGCACCGGACGCGGACGAGAACCGCTTCAAGGTCCCGGCGATTCTGGATGGGGAGTAG
- a CDS encoding glutaredoxin domain-containing protein, whose translation MRRLFANAWLLTVLVIVLAAVVLARAFAGPTVDAVAVLFSVALLIFAGFTGISMLAGSQPDAGVDAHLENGGVVVFWRPGCTFCLRLMWTLRTRLDDVYWVNIWKDDDAAARVRALNKGNETVPTLLTDSETFVATDRQRALAVVQERAGRS comes from the coding sequence ATGCGCCGCCTCTTCGCCAACGCCTGGCTCCTGACCGTTCTCGTGATCGTCCTCGCGGCCGTCGTCCTGGCCCGCGCGTTCGCCGGCCCCACCGTCGATGCGGTCGCCGTTCTCTTCAGCGTCGCGCTCCTGATCTTCGCGGGCTTCACGGGCATTTCGATGCTCGCCGGCTCGCAGCCGGACGCGGGCGTCGACGCGCACCTGGAGAACGGGGGAGTGGTGGTGTTCTGGCGTCCGGGCTGCACGTTCTGCCTGCGCTTGATGTGGACGCTGCGCACCCGCCTCGACGACGTCTACTGGGTCAACATCTGGAAGGACGACGACGCCGCGGCCCGCGTGCGCGCGCTGAACAAGGGCAACGAGACCGTGCCCACGCTGCTCACCGATTCCGAGACGTTCGTCGCGACCGACCGGCAGCGCGCCCTCGCCGTCGTGCAGGAACGCGCCGGACGGTCCTGA
- a CDS encoding FtsX-like permease family protein has translation MTTALRLAPLLRSGGARRRDAASLLPVASFAVVTALLLLVIAGARVFFSWDDELAGLYQVLAVIALALLVVPLASVGASAARMAARRRDDRLSSLRLLGASRGTLAALTLIEAVALAAGGALGGIGLYAASAPLVGLLTFRGEALGAGMWMPWWWAPLIAAGVVVLGALSALAGLRAVNVTPLGVRTRQRPAASPWRRLLVGLGVVVLAAVLAQAVPSFGQVGGIVAMTLAVGVAFGAGLLALDLIGPWVLRVSANIKHRRAKDVRSLIAARTVLEDPKAVWRQVGGVAVTSFVGVFAAAGLAFAQITASDDMPAAEQFLMVDISTGVLVTLAGSFLMVACSMGLNQAAATLDRAPVLVSMDRLGMPRKTMNAATAQAMMSAVWVVSGGSALCAVLLLAPLLGIALFVQPLALVTVAAVFAAGFLLVRGALFLAARLVPGILARPERVL, from the coding sequence ATGACGACGGCGCTGCGACTGGCCCCGCTGCTGCGTTCCGGGGGTGCGCGACGCCGGGACGCCGCCTCGCTGCTCCCGGTGGCGTCCTTCGCGGTGGTCACGGCCCTGTTGCTGCTCGTGATCGCCGGCGCGCGCGTGTTCTTCTCGTGGGACGACGAGCTGGCCGGGCTCTACCAGGTCCTCGCGGTCATCGCGCTCGCGCTGCTCGTCGTCCCGCTCGCCTCGGTTGGCGCGTCCGCCGCCCGCATGGCCGCCCGCCGGCGCGACGACCGGCTCTCCTCGCTGCGCCTGCTCGGCGCGTCCCGCGGCACACTCGCGGCCCTGACCCTGATCGAGGCGGTAGCCCTCGCCGCCGGAGGCGCGCTCGGCGGCATCGGACTCTACGCCGCGTCCGCCCCGCTGGTCGGCCTGCTGACGTTCCGCGGCGAGGCCCTCGGCGCCGGCATGTGGATGCCGTGGTGGTGGGCGCCGCTCATCGCCGCCGGCGTCGTCGTGCTCGGTGCGCTGAGCGCGCTCGCCGGCCTGCGTGCGGTCAACGTGACCCCGCTGGGCGTGCGCACGCGTCAGCGTCCGGCCGCGTCGCCGTGGCGCCGGCTGCTGGTCGGGCTGGGCGTCGTCGTGCTGGCCGCGGTGCTCGCGCAAGCGGTGCCGAGTTTCGGCCAGGTCGGCGGGATCGTCGCGATGACGCTCGCCGTCGGCGTGGCCTTCGGGGCCGGGCTGCTCGCGCTGGACCTCATCGGGCCGTGGGTTCTGCGCGTCTCGGCGAACATCAAGCACCGGCGGGCGAAGGACGTGCGCTCGCTGATCGCCGCGCGGACCGTGCTCGAGGACCCGAAGGCCGTGTGGCGGCAGGTCGGCGGCGTCGCAGTGACGAGCTTCGTGGGCGTGTTCGCCGCTGCCGGGCTCGCCTTTGCGCAGATCACGGCTTCCGATGACATGCCCGCAGCCGAGCAGTTCCTGATGGTCGACATCTCCACCGGCGTGCTCGTGACGCTGGCCGGATCCTTCCTCATGGTCGCGTGCTCGATGGGCCTGAACCAGGCCGCGGCCACGTTGGACCGCGCCCCGGTGCTGGTGTCGATGGACCGGCTCGGCATGCCGCGGAAAACCATGAACGCGGCGACCGCGCAGGCGATGATGAGCGCCGTGTGGGTCGTCTCCGGCGGATCCGCGCTCTGTGCGGTGCTGCTGCTCGCCCCGCTGCTCGGCATCGCTCTGTTCGTCCAGCCGCTCGCCCTCGTGACCGTCGCGGCCGTGTTCGCCGCCGGATTCCTGCTCGTGCGCGGCGCCCTGTTCCTGGCCGCCCGTCTGGTCCCGGGAATTCTGGCCCGCCCGGAGCGCGTGCTGTAG